One genomic window of Luteitalea pratensis includes the following:
- the glyS gene encoding glycine--tRNA ligase subunit beta yields the protein MDRELLLEIGCEELPASWLPALTEQLAQRLGQRLKDFRLTTDGPVESSATPRRLTAHVTRVAERQSDLEENVSGPAVSAAFGPDGTPTPAAVGFARKYGVEVTDLTRVTTPKGEYLSVVKRERGRAAVDILPDVLGATLRDLPFPKQMRWDAWIDDGKGEFTFGRPIRWMLFLFGGRVVPFVIRRSSGAQSSLVQDVRSGALTYGHRFLAMSGRPGRSVKVRSVSDYKQRLGEHFILLEHSERHDRLVRELDAHARRLGGRVASQPALLHEVADLVEYPSVVAGVFPPEFLTLPDEVLTTTMIHHQHYFPVLDEQQKLLPAFLAVTNIEVEQPQKIAINAERVLTARLRDARFFWDADRRTPLAAKLARLDTVLLHKALGSYAAKAARLERLARWIVTEAFGGTPAQADDAGTAGRLAKADLTTDMVREFTELQGMMGGIYAREDGSSEGVWKSIYYQYQPVGVEAQQSPTAAQLGDAALPWAAVAIADRVDTLVGLFAAGEQPTGTRDPFALRRAAQGLVKVLVDLPDVGGVSRQVALEGIVAEARRAYEAQGLVTDVAGKTQSLGAFVVERLKFLCERRGYRPDEIAAVLPDGQGLAGLAPLSVRQRLDALRAVRPSGDFEPLAVLFKRATNIVKDVPAGDPATLDLAAIRAALAEPAELALADALEARRTAITAAVGQADYSRALLEVAALRPAVDRFFTEVFVMVDDAALRQARLSLLAALRDTVRGIADLSAIAGPQA from the coding sequence ATGGATCGCGAACTTCTGCTCGAGATCGGCTGCGAGGAACTTCCCGCGTCGTGGTTGCCGGCGCTGACCGAGCAGCTGGCGCAGCGCCTCGGGCAGCGGCTGAAGGATTTCCGCCTCACCACCGACGGCCCCGTCGAGAGCAGCGCCACTCCGCGCCGCCTCACGGCGCACGTCACGCGCGTCGCCGAGCGACAGTCGGACCTCGAGGAGAACGTCAGCGGGCCGGCCGTCTCGGCGGCCTTCGGGCCCGACGGCACCCCGACACCCGCGGCCGTCGGTTTCGCGCGCAAGTATGGTGTCGAGGTCACCGATCTGACCCGCGTGACGACGCCGAAGGGGGAGTACCTCTCCGTCGTCAAGCGTGAGCGCGGGCGTGCGGCGGTGGACATCCTCCCTGACGTGCTCGGCGCGACGCTGCGCGACCTGCCATTCCCGAAGCAGATGCGGTGGGACGCCTGGATCGACGACGGCAAGGGCGAATTCACGTTCGGCCGGCCGATTCGCTGGATGCTGTTCCTGTTCGGCGGACGGGTGGTGCCATTCGTCATCCGCCGCAGCTCAGGCGCGCAATCCAGCCTGGTGCAGGACGTGCGCTCCGGCGCCCTCACCTACGGGCATCGCTTCCTGGCGATGAGCGGGCGGCCTGGCCGGTCGGTGAAGGTCCGCAGCGTCAGCGACTACAAGCAACGCCTCGGCGAGCACTTCATCCTCCTCGAGCACTCGGAGCGGCACGACCGGCTCGTGCGCGAACTCGATGCGCACGCGCGTCGCCTGGGCGGTCGCGTGGCCTCGCAGCCGGCGTTGCTGCACGAGGTCGCCGATCTCGTCGAGTACCCGTCGGTTGTCGCAGGCGTGTTCCCGCCGGAATTCCTCACCCTGCCCGACGAGGTGCTCACGACGACGATGATTCACCACCAGCACTATTTCCCAGTGCTGGACGAGCAGCAGAAGCTCCTCCCGGCCTTCCTCGCCGTGACCAACATCGAGGTGGAGCAACCGCAGAAGATCGCGATCAACGCCGAACGCGTGCTCACCGCGCGCCTGCGCGATGCGCGCTTCTTCTGGGATGCCGATCGGCGCACGCCGCTCGCGGCCAAGCTCGCACGCCTCGACACGGTGCTGTTGCACAAGGCCCTCGGCAGTTACGCCGCCAAGGCGGCGCGTCTCGAACGGCTGGCGCGCTGGATCGTCACCGAGGCCTTTGGTGGGACGCCGGCGCAGGCCGACGACGCTGGCACTGCGGGACGCCTGGCCAAGGCCGACCTGACCACCGACATGGTCCGGGAGTTCACCGAGCTCCAGGGCATGATGGGTGGCATCTACGCACGCGAGGATGGTTCCAGCGAGGGTGTCTGGAAATCCATCTATTACCAGTACCAGCCGGTGGGCGTGGAGGCGCAGCAGTCGCCGACCGCGGCGCAACTCGGTGATGCCGCGCTCCCGTGGGCCGCGGTGGCCATCGCCGATCGCGTCGACACGCTGGTGGGCCTGTTTGCCGCCGGTGAGCAGCCGACCGGCACGCGCGACCCGTTCGCGTTGCGTCGCGCTGCCCAGGGGCTGGTCAAGGTGCTGGTGGACCTGCCCGATGTCGGCGGCGTCAGCCGGCAGGTGGCGCTCGAGGGGATCGTCGCCGAGGCTCGTCGCGCCTACGAAGCCCAGGGCCTGGTGACCGACGTGGCGGGCAAGACCCAGTCGCTCGGTGCCTTCGTCGTCGAGCGGCTGAAGTTCCTCTGCGAGAGGCGCGGCTACCGCCCTGATGAAATCGCGGCGGTGCTGCCAGATGGTCAGGGCCTTGCCGGGCTCGCGCCGCTCTCGGTGCGGCAGCGGCTCGACGCGTTGCGCGCGGTGCGGCCGTCGGGCGACTTCGAGCCCCTGGCCGTCCTCTTCAAGCGCGCCACCAACATCGTCAAGGATGTGCCCGCCGGGGATCCCGCCACGCTGGATCTCGCAGCGATTCGCGCCGCACTCGCGGAGCCTGCCGAACTGGCGCTGGCCGACGCGCTCGAGGCGCGCCGGACGGCCATCACGGCGGCCGTGGGCCAGGCCGACTACAGCCGCGCCCTGCTCGAGGTCGCCGCGTTGCGGCCCGCCGTGGACCGGTTCTTCACCGAAGTTTTCGTCATGGTCGACGATGCTGCCCTGCGCCAGGCCCGCCTGTCGCTGCTGGCTGCCCTGCGCGATACGGTGCGCGGCATCGCCGATCTGTCTGCCATTGCGGGGCCACAGGCCTGA
- the ppdK gene encoding pyruvate, phosphate dikinase, whose protein sequence is MAKKAARAPKRSATPARRAARPSTPARKAAPRKATAPLRKSAARATTTAKAAKYVYSWGAGKADGNGTMKPLLGGKGANLAEMGRIGLPVPAGFTISTEVCTYYYDNKRTYPAALQAQIAAGIGKIEKIMGVTFGDATRFPLLVAVRSGARDSMPGMMDTILNLGLNDETVIALERATQNPRFAWDCYRRFIQMYGDVVLGVQKRAGEDHEPFETVLETYKDETYGNGHLEDNKLTADDLKTIIDRFKALVKERTGKAFPSDPWQQLEGAVSAVFGSWMNDRAIVYRRKYNIPAEWGTAVNVQAMVFGNTGDESGSGVAFTRDPATGEKVFYGEFLLNAQGEDVVAGVRTPEAVAELAKQMPKAYKELDRIRKVLETHFKDMQDFEFTIQDGTVYMLQTRNGKRTGVAAVRIATEMVKEGLIDWKTAVMRVPADQLDQVLAPIFDRVAVKKANVIARGLPAGPGAASGEIYFNADRAVEAAAKDKKVLLVRVETSPEDLRGMIAAEGILTARGGVSSHAALVARQMGKVCVCGAAALHVDYNKRTLTVDGTVYNEGDWLSIDGTAGEVYAGRIETGASEVIQGLVENDAEAKKGRTFKNFVQLMKWCAEGTRMTVRTNADTPEQVRNALAFGAVGIGLTRTEHMFFEGDRIDAMREMILAESLEARQEALAKLLPYQREDFFGIFKELKGYPATIRFLDPPLHEFLPNSGDQQKDLAKKLGIPVEKIQQRVHDLHEFNPMLGFRGCRLGIRYPEITAMQARAVFEAAADANKKGYKAKPEIMIPLVGFKKELDLQVEVVHEVARKVQAERKTTINYSVGTMIEVPRGALTADEIAQTAEFFSFGTNDLTQTTLGMSRDDSGSFLPPYEELEIVKKNPFATIDQTGVGALMRIAVEKGRQTRKDIKLGICGEHGGEPDSVKFCDAIGLDYVSCSPFRVPVARLAAAQAALAAKKK, encoded by the coding sequence ATGGCCAAGAAAGCTGCACGCGCCCCCAAGCGTTCTGCGACGCCCGCGCGTCGCGCCGCCCGCCCGTCGACCCCCGCCCGCAAGGCGGCCCCGCGCAAGGCCACGGCGCCGCTGCGCAAGAGCGCCGCACGCGCCACGACCACCGCGAAGGCGGCCAAGTACGTCTACAGCTGGGGCGCTGGCAAGGCCGACGGCAACGGCACCATGAAGCCGCTGCTCGGCGGCAAGGGTGCCAACCTCGCCGAGATGGGCCGCATCGGGTTGCCCGTGCCGGCCGGCTTCACGATCTCGACCGAGGTCTGCACGTACTACTACGACAACAAGCGCACCTACCCGGCGGCGCTGCAGGCGCAGATTGCGGCGGGCATCGGCAAGATCGAGAAGATCATGGGCGTCACGTTCGGCGACGCCACGAGGTTTCCGCTGCTGGTCGCGGTGCGCTCGGGTGCACGCGACTCGATGCCGGGCATGATGGACACGATCCTGAACCTGGGCCTGAACGACGAGACGGTGATCGCGCTCGAACGCGCCACCCAGAACCCGCGCTTCGCGTGGGACTGCTACCGTCGCTTCATCCAGATGTACGGTGACGTGGTACTCGGCGTGCAGAAGCGCGCCGGCGAGGATCACGAGCCGTTCGAAACGGTGCTCGAGACCTACAAGGACGAGACCTACGGCAACGGCCATCTCGAGGACAACAAGCTCACGGCCGACGACCTCAAGACGATCATCGATCGCTTCAAGGCGCTGGTGAAGGAGCGTACGGGCAAGGCGTTCCCGTCCGATCCGTGGCAGCAGCTCGAGGGCGCGGTCAGCGCCGTGTTCGGGTCGTGGATGAACGACCGCGCGATTGTCTACCGCCGCAAGTACAACATCCCGGCCGAGTGGGGTACCGCCGTCAACGTGCAGGCGATGGTGTTTGGCAACACCGGTGACGAGTCGGGGTCGGGCGTGGCGTTCACGCGTGATCCGGCGACCGGCGAGAAGGTGTTCTACGGCGAGTTCCTGCTGAACGCGCAGGGTGAGGACGTGGTCGCCGGCGTGCGCACCCCGGAGGCCGTGGCCGAACTCGCCAAGCAGATGCCGAAGGCCTACAAGGAACTCGACCGCATCCGAAAGGTGCTCGAAACGCACTTCAAGGACATGCAGGACTTCGAGTTCACCATCCAGGACGGCACCGTGTACATGCTCCAGACGCGCAACGGCAAGCGCACGGGCGTGGCCGCGGTGCGCATCGCGACCGAGATGGTCAAGGAAGGCCTCATCGACTGGAAGACCGCTGTCATGCGCGTGCCGGCCGACCAGCTCGATCAGGTGCTGGCGCCGATCTTCGATCGCGTCGCGGTCAAGAAGGCCAACGTCATCGCCAGGGGGCTGCCGGCGGGTCCGGGAGCGGCCTCCGGCGAGATCTACTTCAACGCCGATCGCGCCGTGGAAGCGGCGGCGAAGGACAAGAAGGTGCTGCTTGTCCGCGTCGAGACGTCCCCCGAGGACCTGCGCGGCATGATCGCGGCCGAGGGCATCCTCACGGCGCGTGGCGGCGTGTCCTCGCACGCGGCGTTGGTGGCCCGGCAGATGGGCAAGGTCTGCGTGTGCGGTGCCGCGGCGCTGCATGTGGACTACAACAAGCGCACGCTGACGGTCGATGGCACGGTCTACAACGAGGGCGACTGGCTGTCGATCGACGGCACGGCCGGTGAGGTGTATGCGGGCCGCATCGAGACCGGCGCGTCCGAAGTGATCCAGGGCCTGGTCGAGAACGACGCCGAGGCCAAGAAGGGCCGCACGTTCAAGAACTTCGTGCAGCTGATGAAGTGGTGCGCCGAGGGCACGCGGATGACCGTGCGCACCAACGCCGACACGCCCGAACAGGTGCGCAATGCACTCGCGTTCGGCGCCGTCGGCATCGGCCTTACGCGCACCGAGCACATGTTCTTCGAGGGTGATCGCATCGACGCGATGCGCGAGATGATCCTCGCCGAGTCACTCGAGGCGCGCCAGGAGGCGCTGGCCAAGTTGCTGCCCTACCAGCGCGAGGACTTCTTCGGCATCTTCAAGGAGCTGAAGGGCTACCCGGCCACGATTCGCTTCCTCGATCCGCCGCTGCACGAGTTCCTGCCCAATAGCGGCGACCAGCAGAAGGACCTGGCAAAGAAGCTCGGCATCCCGGTCGAGAAGATCCAGCAGCGGGTCCACGACCTGCACGAGTTCAACCCGATGCTCGGCTTCCGTGGCTGCCGCCTCGGCATCCGCTACCCCGAGATCACGGCGATGCAGGCACGCGCCGTATTCGAAGCGGCCGCCGACGCCAACAAGAAGGGCTACAAGGCGAAGCCGGAGATCATGATTCCCCTCGTCGGCTTTAAGAAGGAACTCGACCTGCAGGTGGAAGTGGTCCACGAAGTCGCGCGCAAGGTGCAGGCCGAGCGCAAGACGACCATCAACTACAGCGTCGGGACAATGATCGAGGTGCCGCGTGGCGCGCTGACGGCGGACGAGATCGCCCAGACGGCCGAGTTCTTCAGCTTCGGCACCAACGACCTCACGCAGACGACGCTCGGCATGTCGCGCGACGACTCGGGCTCGTTTCTGCCGCCGTACGAGGAGCTCGAGATCGTCAAGAAGAACCCCTTTGCCACCATCGACCAGACGGGCGTCGGCGCCCTGATGCGCATCGCGGTGGAGAAGGGCCGCCAGACCCGCAAGGACATCAAGCTGGGGATCTGCGGCGAGCACGGCGGCGAGCCGGACTCGGTGAAGTTCTGTGATGCGATCGGTCTCGACTACGTCAGTTGCTCGCCCTTCCGCGTGCCTGTCGCGCGGCTGGCAGCAGCCCAGGCGGCGTTGGCCGCGAAGAAGAAGTAG
- a CDS encoding magnesium transporter CorA family protein, protein MHSTDSAVATPSVDVVCSPSSDDVLTVFVHAHGQTRRADAIDPSWLAPDSGMIFWADLGNVDPAATRHILSDTFRFHELSVEDAVGSSHHPKVEPYDGYLYLILHGIDWNATQQGGFTTHDIDFFIGPNYLVTVHNGASRSIASVQGICPRNGFVLGDGPEVSALEDRLDAVEEAVFSASNEEVVRQILHIKRDVGSLRRVVMPQRDVIARLARREFAIIDEALSYKFRDVHDHLVRLADEANTFHDRVTGVLDAHLSFVSNRMNEVMKVLTLIATIFMPLTVLTSLYGMNVKIPLMPGSDGAQFWDVVIMMAVMTGAMVWYFKRRGWI, encoded by the coding sequence GTGCATTCCACCGACTCCGCGGTCGCGACTCCGTCGGTCGACGTCGTCTGTTCGCCGTCGTCCGATGATGTGCTGACGGTCTTCGTGCACGCCCACGGCCAGACGCGCCGTGCTGACGCGATCGACCCGTCGTGGCTGGCGCCCGACTCGGGGATGATCTTCTGGGCCGATCTCGGCAACGTCGATCCCGCCGCGACGCGGCACATCCTGTCGGACACCTTCCGGTTCCACGAGCTCTCGGTCGAAGACGCGGTTGGCTCCTCGCATCACCCCAAGGTCGAACCCTACGACGGGTACCTGTACCTGATCCTGCACGGCATCGACTGGAACGCCACCCAGCAGGGCGGCTTCACGACCCACGACATCGATTTCTTCATCGGCCCGAACTACCTGGTCACCGTCCACAACGGTGCCTCGCGCTCCATTGCATCGGTGCAGGGCATCTGTCCCCGCAACGGCTTCGTGCTCGGTGACGGCCCGGAGGTGAGCGCCCTCGAGGACCGCCTCGACGCCGTCGAAGAGGCGGTCTTCAGTGCCAGCAACGAGGAAGTGGTGCGGCAGATCCTGCACATCAAGCGTGACGTCGGATCGCTGCGCCGCGTCGTGATGCCGCAGCGGGACGTGATTGCGCGGCTGGCCCGGCGCGAGTTCGCGATCATCGACGAGGCTCTCAGCTACAAGTTCCGCGACGTGCACGACCACCTCGTGCGCCTCGCCGACGAGGCGAACACCTTCCACGATCGCGTCACCGGCGTGCTGGATGCGCATCTGTCCTTCGTCTCGAATCGGATGAACGAGGTGATGAAGGTACTGACGCTGATCGCGACGATCTTCATGCCGCTGACCGTGCTCACGAGCCTGTACGGCATGAACGTGAAGATTCCGTTGATGCCCGGCAGCGACGGCGCGCAGTTCTGGGACGTGGTGATCATGATGGCGGTGATGACCGGCGCGATGGTCTGGTACTTCAAACGCCGGGGCTGGATCTGA
- the mutL gene encoding DNA mismatch repair endonuclease MutL: MKIQILPSALANQIAAGEVVERPASVVKELVENALDAGARRVAVSIEQGGRALIRVEDDGEGMAPDDARLAMHRHATSKIRVASDLDGIRTLGFRGEALPSIASVSHFTLRTRARGSLTGIELRIDGGEPRDVHDIGAPEGTTIEVRDLFYNLPARRKFLKADSAEAAQVSRLMTQLALGAPMVGFQLASGGRKLLDCPPASDVAERFYQIYQARPDLVEVRREGGGMRVHGYIAPLAEQGPRRGPQNIYVNGRIVRDKTIAHAIQAAYAVATVKERSPEVHLFIDMPPERVDVNVHPTKAEVRFLEQGLVHEVLRRALTDALGAGPSPELRLQAPVAPIALPAMPMLPGVLRPDPSFQQESWRPVIEGGRASMVGPAVPAGHHREDTPAPWEDVSMVQGPLGRSGDGPLPPSPMGFGAPDGERALPTDAILPMKPLGQFRHTYILAVDQDGLAIVDQHVAHERVLYERIYERLTRGRLQSQRLLTPLVFEADASQLAGIEAHLGDLERLGFDVEPFGGKSVRVTAMPALIDLGDVEPALRALGQDLEGFDRGGRVDDVLKHIAATMACHAAVKANDPLPLEKMQFILDELHATAYSTVCPHGRPVMLRITRREIEKSFQRI; the protein is encoded by the coding sequence GTGAAGATCCAAATCCTGCCGTCCGCGCTCGCGAACCAGATCGCGGCCGGCGAGGTGGTCGAACGGCCGGCCTCGGTCGTCAAGGAACTCGTCGAGAACGCGCTCGATGCCGGCGCCCGACGGGTTGCCGTGAGCATCGAGCAGGGCGGCCGGGCGCTGATTCGTGTCGAGGACGACGGCGAGGGCATGGCGCCTGACGATGCGCGGCTCGCGATGCATCGCCACGCGACCAGCAAGATCCGCGTCGCGTCCGACCTCGATGGCATCCGGACGCTCGGCTTCCGTGGAGAAGCCCTCCCGAGCATTGCCTCGGTGTCGCATTTCACGCTTCGTACCCGGGCGCGTGGCTCGCTCACCGGCATCGAACTGCGCATCGATGGCGGTGAGCCGCGTGACGTGCACGACATCGGCGCGCCCGAAGGCACGACGATCGAGGTCCGCGACCTGTTCTACAACCTGCCAGCGCGGCGGAAGTTCCTGAAGGCGGACTCGGCCGAGGCCGCGCAGGTGTCGCGTCTCATGACGCAGCTTGCGCTCGGTGCGCCGATGGTCGGTTTCCAGCTGGCGAGCGGCGGACGCAAACTGCTCGACTGTCCACCGGCCAGCGACGTCGCCGAGCGCTTCTACCAGATCTACCAGGCGCGTCCCGACCTTGTCGAAGTGCGCCGCGAGGGCGGCGGGATGCGCGTTCACGGGTACATCGCGCCACTCGCCGAGCAGGGTCCGCGCCGCGGGCCACAGAACATCTACGTCAATGGGCGCATCGTTCGCGACAAGACGATCGCGCATGCGATTCAGGCCGCCTACGCCGTGGCTACCGTGAAGGAACGCAGCCCTGAAGTGCACCTGTTCATCGACATGCCGCCGGAGCGTGTCGACGTGAACGTGCACCCGACGAAGGCGGAAGTGCGGTTCCTCGAGCAGGGCCTGGTGCATGAAGTGTTGCGTCGAGCGCTGACCGACGCGCTCGGTGCCGGTCCGTCGCCGGAATTGCGGCTGCAGGCACCCGTCGCGCCGATTGCGTTGCCCGCGATGCCGATGCTGCCGGGCGTGCTGCGACCCGACCCGTCGTTCCAGCAGGAGAGCTGGCGTCCCGTCATTGAGGGAGGTCGGGCTTCGATGGTAGGGCCGGCTGTCCCAGCCGGCCATCACCGCGAAGACACTCCCGCTCCATGGGAAGACGTCTCCATGGTCCAAGGCCCGCTCGGACGCAGCGGAGATGGCCCGCTCCCGCCTTCGCCCATGGGCTTCGGCGCGCCAGACGGAGAGCGGGCCCTGCCAACCGATGCGATCCTGCCGATGAAGCCACTCGGGCAGTTCCGGCACACGTACATTCTCGCAGTCGACCAGGACGGGCTCGCGATCGTCGACCAGCACGTGGCGCACGAGCGCGTGCTCTACGAACGAATCTACGAGCGGCTGACCAGGGGCCGTCTCCAGAGCCAACGGTTGCTCACGCCGCTGGTGTTCGAGGCCGATGCGTCGCAACTGGCTGGGATCGAGGCACATCTCGGCGACCTCGAACGGCTCGGGTTCGATGTCGAACCGTTTGGCGGCAAGTCGGTGCGCGTGACGGCGATGCCCGCGCTCATCGACCTGGGCGACGTGGAGCCGGCGCTGCGTGCGCTCGGCCAGGACCTCGAAGGTTTCGATCGCGGCGGCAGGGTAGACGATGTGCTGAAGCACATCGCGGCGACGATGGCCTGCCATGCGGCGGTGAAGGCCAACGACCCGCTGCCGCTCGAGAAGATGCAGTTCATCCTCGACGAACTGCACGCCACCGCCTATTCGACCGTGTGCCCGCACGGTCGCCCCGTGATGTTGCGCATCACGCGGCGGGAAATCGAGAAAAGCTTTCAACGGATTTGA
- a CDS encoding replication-associated recombination protein A: protein MRPRTIDEIVGQDLLLAPGRPLREAIDRDVLQSVILWGPPGTGKTTLARAIAQATAARYVAFSAVLSGVKDVKQVMVDAAAARQRDCARTVVFVDEIHRFNRAQQDAFLPHVEAGDIVLIGATTENPSFEVNAALLSRSKVFVLQVLTTDAVTTILERALLDEARGLGTQAVEVEDGVLQAIAVHANGDARTGLNLLELAVSVVPDSEPRRLTREHLAPLVARRTLRYDKSGEEHYNLISALHKSLRNSDPDAAVYWLARMLESGEDLMYVARRLVRFASEDIGNADPQALVVAMAAQQAAHFLGMPEANTALSQSAVYLATAPKSNAVYAAYNEAADAARRDEADPVPLHLRNAPTRLMKQLEYGKGYEYAHDAADAVTGMDCLPPALQGRRFYRPTDRGFEKEIARRLEGWREIKKKRQERADTDER from the coding sequence ATGCGCCCGCGAACCATCGACGAGATCGTCGGCCAGGACCTCCTGCTCGCGCCCGGGCGGCCCTTGCGCGAGGCCATCGACCGGGATGTGCTGCAGTCCGTGATCCTCTGGGGTCCGCCCGGCACGGGCAAGACGACACTGGCGCGGGCGATCGCGCAGGCCACGGCGGCACGGTATGTCGCGTTCAGTGCCGTGTTGTCAGGCGTCAAGGACGTCAAGCAGGTGATGGTGGACGCCGCCGCCGCGCGCCAGCGCGACTGCGCCCGCACGGTCGTGTTCGTCGACGAGATCCATCGCTTCAACCGCGCGCAGCAGGATGCCTTCCTCCCGCACGTCGAGGCCGGCGACATCGTGCTGATCGGCGCCACGACCGAGAACCCCTCGTTCGAGGTGAACGCGGCGCTGCTCTCGCGATCCAAGGTGTTCGTGCTGCAGGTCCTCACGACGGACGCCGTCACCACCATTCTCGAACGTGCCCTGCTCGACGAGGCGCGCGGCCTCGGCACGCAGGCCGTCGAGGTCGAGGACGGTGTGCTGCAGGCAATCGCTGTACACGCCAATGGCGACGCGCGCACCGGACTCAACCTACTCGAGCTCGCCGTCAGCGTCGTCCCCGACAGCGAGCCGCGACGGCTCACACGTGAACACCTCGCACCCCTGGTCGCGCGCCGGACACTCCGGTACGACAAGAGCGGCGAGGAGCACTACAACCTCATCTCCGCGTTGCACAAGTCGCTGCGCAACAGCGACCCCGACGCTGCGGTGTATTGGCTGGCGCGCATGCTCGAGTCCGGAGAGGACCTGATGTACGTCGCGCGGCGGCTCGTGCGGTTCGCGTCCGAGGATATCGGCAACGCCGATCCGCAGGCGCTCGTCGTCGCGATGGCCGCGCAGCAGGCCGCGCATTTTCTCGGGATGCCGGAGGCCAACACGGCGCTGTCGCAATCGGCGGTGTACCTGGCGACCGCGCCCAAGAGCAACGCCGTCTACGCCGCGTACAACGAGGCCGCCGATGCGGCCAGGCGCGACGAAGCCGATCCAGTCCCCCTGCACCTGCGCAACGCGCCGACGCGGCTGATGAAGCAACTCGAGTACGGCAAGGGGTATGAGTACGCCCACGACGCGGCCGACGCGGTGACGGGCATGGACTGCCTGCCGCCGGCGCTGCAGGGCCGCCGATTCTACCGGCCGACCGATCGCGGGTTCGAGAAGGAGATCGCGCGGCGGCTGGAGGGTTGGCGGGAGATCAAGAAGAAGCGGCAGGAACGGGCGGACACCGACGAACGCTGA
- a CDS encoding TrmH family RNA methyltransferase produces the protein MTDTTITSRRHPLVARCRDAADGHTDDVLLDGPHLVADAIDAGLALPVIVLAEGADTRPDIAAIVRRAEQQGRLVQRVTPAVFDAASPARTPAGILALATLAMRDVSHFAMTSQALLTVAVGIQDPGNVGMLIRSSEAAGATGLVATGGTAHPFGWKALRGAMGSSLRLPVARIADARDALRTLHAHGLRLVALAADGDVDLYQADLHGPLAVCAGAEGAGLPDDVRAMADLQIRIPMRPPVESLNVGVAASLVLFEVARQRRNRGSRESGVASE, from the coding sequence ATGACCGACACCACCATCACCAGCCGCCGCCATCCGCTCGTCGCACGATGTCGCGACGCCGCCGACGGCCACACCGACGACGTGCTCCTCGACGGGCCACACCTGGTGGCCGATGCCATCGACGCCGGTCTCGCGCTGCCTGTCATCGTCCTCGCCGAGGGCGCGGACACCCGTCCCGACATCGCCGCGATCGTGAGGCGTGCCGAGCAGCAAGGCCGGCTCGTCCAGCGGGTCACACCGGCGGTCTTCGACGCTGCCAGTCCTGCACGCACGCCGGCCGGCATCCTCGCCCTGGCGACGCTCGCCATGCGCGACGTGTCGCATTTCGCGATGACGTCACAGGCGCTCCTGACCGTGGCCGTCGGCATCCAGGATCCAGGAAACGTGGGAATGCTGATCCGCAGCAGCGAGGCGGCCGGTGCCACCGGCCTGGTCGCCACCGGTGGTACGGCCCATCCGTTCGGGTGGAAGGCGTTGCGCGGTGCGATGGGGAGTTCCCTGCGGCTGCCTGTCGCGCGCATCGCCGACGCGCGGGATGCCCTGCGTACACTCCACGCGCATGGGCTCCGCCTCGTCGCGCTCGCCGCCGACGGCGACGTCGACCTCTATCAGGCCGATCTCCACGGGCCGCTCGCCGTGTGCGCCGGAGCCGAAGGCGCCGGCCTGCCCGACGACGTGAGGGCCATGGCGGATCTGCAGATCCGCATTCCGATGCGGCCACCCGTCGAATCGCTCAACGTCGGCGTTGCCGCCAGCCTCGTGCTCTTCGAGGTCGCGCGGCAGCGACGCAATCGCGGGAGTCGGGAGTCGGGAGTGGCCAGTGAGTGA
- a CDS encoding GreA/GreB family elongation factor, with translation MLEVKAQLLRKFEDEISALDRELKTELPKEIQRARELGDLRENAEYQAAKERQTFLQARIGMLKKRMADISLINLDKIPQGKVAFGSTVTLREEGEPVTYQLVMPEDADAAKGLISTASPIGRALLGKEVGDEVTVPTPNGQRSFELIKLVTIHD, from the coding sequence GTGCTAGAAGTCAAAGCGCAGCTGCTCAGGAAGTTCGAGGACGAGATCTCTGCGCTGGATCGCGAGCTCAAGACGGAGCTCCCCAAGGAGATCCAGCGTGCGCGCGAACTCGGCGATCTTCGCGAGAACGCGGAGTACCAGGCCGCCAAGGAGCGGCAGACGTTCCTGCAGGCCCGCATCGGCATGCTCAAGAAGCGCATGGCCGACATCTCGCTGATCAACCTCGACAAGATACCGCAGGGGAAGGTCGCGTTCGGTTCGACGGTGACGCTTCGGGAAGAGGGCGAGCCGGTCACGTACCAGCTCGTCATGCCCGAGGATGCCGACGCCGCCAAGGGCCTGATCTCCACCGCCTCGCCGATCGGCCGCGCGCTGCTCGGCAAGGAAGTGGGTGACGAGGTCACGGTGCCCACGCCCAATGGCCAGCGATCCTTCGAGCTCATCAAGCTCGTTACCATCCACGACTAG